One Holophagales bacterium genomic window, TGAATCCGGGGGGAGCGGCTCCTCCTCGAAGACGTCGAGAACGGCCCGCTCGAGGCGGCCGGCGTCGAGGGCCTCGAGGAGGTCGGCGGTGACGACGAGCGCGCCGCGCGCGACGTTGACGAGGACGAGACGCGGGTGACCGGCGGCGAGGAGGGTCGCGTTGACGAGGCCGCGGGTCTCGGGCGTGAGCGGGGCACAGAGGACGAGGACGCGAGCCCGCGGGAGCCAGGCGGCGATATCGGGAGTGGCGTCGAGCGGGAACTCGGCGTCCGGGCGCGCGGTGCGGACGAAGGCCCTGACGTCGAGCCCGATCTCGCGCAGGGCCCGGCCGATCTGGCGGCCGATGCGGCCGAAGCCGAGGACGAGCGCCACCTGGCCGGTCAGGTCCTCGGGAAGGAGCCGGGATGCCCAACGGCTCTCATGCTGAGCCTCGCGGCACTCGTCGAGCCGCTGGGTGACCGCGAGGAGGTGGCCGAGGGTGTAGCGGGCCATCCAGAGGCCAAACTGCCCGTCGGCCCGCGTGATCGGCAACGCGGCCGGGATGGCGGGGTCGGAGAGCAGGTGGTCGACTCCCGCACCCGAGCTCTGGATCCACGTCAGCCGGGGCATCCGCGCGATCAGCCCTTCCGGGACCTTCCAGACGAAGAGGCCCTCGGCGCGTGTGAGCCAGGAGTCGTCGAGCGGGGCGTGCGGGTGAAAGCCGCGGATCTCCAGGCGGGGCTCGACCTCGCGAAGCGCCCGGACCCATTCCTCGTGGTGGTGGTGGACGACGGCGAGCATTCGCATGCGCCCGGCATGATGCACCTCGTGAGAGGTCCGGGGGGGGAGGTGAGGCCGGGCTCAGCCTCCCAGCAGCCTCCGGCCCAGCTCCAGGAGCCACCGCCCCTCGGGGCTCTCGTCCCCGGCGAGGGCGGAAGCACACGGAGCTGCGAGGAGGCGGCGCACCTCGTCCCCGGGTGACGCCAGCTCCGCGAGGATCGCGTGCAGCGTCGCGTGCTCGTGCGAGACGCCTCGCGCGGCCTGCCAGGCGTTCACGCGTTTCTCGAAGTCGGGGTCGCCGCGGAACGGCCGCTCCAGGGCGTTCGGAATTCCGAGGTCGTTGATCGCCGCGACGACGAGCTCCTTGCGGGCGCCGTAGTGAAGACCGGCGAGGCTCTCGGGCATCAGGGGCTTGCCGACGTGGATGTCCTGGCGGCCCATTCCGAGCGGGAACTCGAGGCGGGTTGCGAGCGGGTCGGCCGGGAGACCGCCGACGAACCGCACCGGGACGACGGGGGCCCCGACCGCGAGCGCCATGTCGATGAAGGCGCCGCTCATCTTCTCGACGGGCTGCCGACAGCTCAGGGCGCGCGTCCCCTCGACGTGGACCATGACCGACC contains:
- a CDS encoding 1-acyl-sn-glycerol-3-phosphate acyltransferase; its protein translation is MRGRSVLYLANHQTGVESLLFSIVASALSEVPTVTLAKIEHRDTWLGKLIAHSFAYPGVTDPRVMTFFDREDKASLVRVIGELAAEMKGPGRSVMVHVEGTRALSCRQPVEKMSGAFIDMALAVGAPVVPVRFVGGLPADPLATRLEFPLGMGRQDIHVGKPLMPESLAGLHYGARKELVVAAINDLGIPNALERPFRGDPDFEKRVNAWQAARGVSHEHATLHAILAELASPGDEVRRLLAAPCASALAGDESPEGRWLLELGRRLLGG
- a CDS encoding D-2-hydroxyacid dehydrogenase, which encodes MRMLAVVHHHHEEWVRALREVEPRLEIRGFHPHAPLDDSWLTRAEGLFVWKVPEGLIARMPRLTWIQSSGAGVDHLLSDPAIPAALPITRADGQFGLWMARYTLGHLLAVTQRLDECREAQHESRWASRLLPEDLTGQVALVLGFGRIGRQIGRALREIGLDVRAFVRTARPDAEFPLDATPDIAAWLPRARVLVLCAPLTPETRGLVNATLLAAGHPRLVLVNVARGALVVTADLLEALDAGRLERAVLDVFEEEPLPPDSPLWSHPKVVVTPHHSGPSTPRAMVPDVLENLRRFAEGRPVVDAVDRTRGY